One Clupea harengus chromosome 3, Ch_v2.0.2, whole genome shotgun sequence DNA window includes the following coding sequences:
- the ccdc113 gene encoding coiled-coil domain-containing protein 113 has product MAKLEDSGLLEDKRQLVELIQNLRRSNEVLRAETDMFERYVGRLDPRELVLQSGTDGDMGASRARKTTRARTMTQEKLQQLTMEQKCDVAQREMDEMRDDLEKLNDTSERVMLNLKATLEEADVRLVEVKKASNEFDRDVAKILREKKGVMMGAEKVIRYFEDRMRAKDTLVEKLRLKNAALLVQKRKLRLQMFQKEEMGEALHEVDFQQLKIENSQYLERIDERNQDLLRLKLLAGNTLQILNSYKKKLQNMTCESKLLSSDIASRREMLVKIEEETEQAEEERVKAEVLNRKLRGQLADYRVPPVLQYITAKASHNQLEHIVRAWERKVEISEMALKTHSKAWNKLRAIAAGPGPAS; this is encoded by the exons ATGGCGAAGTTAGAGGACAGCGGGTTGCTGGAAGACAAGAGACAACTTGTTGAACTTATACAGAATTTAAG ACGCTCCAATGAGGTGCTACGAGCTGAAACCGACATGTTTGAGCGGTATGTTGGTCGTTTGGACCCACGTGAACTTGTGCTACAAAGTGGAACTGACGGGGACATGGGGGCG AGCCGTGCAAGGAAGACCACCAGAGCACGAACAATGACCCAAGaaaagcttcagcagctgacgATGGAGCAGAAATGTGATGTTGCCCAGAGGGAAATGGATGAGATGAGGGACGACCTGGAGAAGCTGAATGATACCTCTGAGAGAGTGATGCTCAACCTTAAG GCTACCTTGGAGGAAGCTGACGTGCGGCTCGTGGAGGTGAAGAAGGCCAGCAACGAGTTTGACCGCGATGTGGCCAAGATtctgagagagaagaagggcgTCATGATGGGCGCTGAGAAGGTCATCCGTTACTTTGAGGACAGGATGAGGGCAAAG GACACACTGGTGGAGAAGCTGCGCCTGAAGAATGCAGCATTGCTCGTGCAGAAGCGTAAGCTCCGTCTGCAGATGTTTCAgaaggaggagatgggagaggcGCTGCACGAGGTGGACTTTCAGCAGCTGAAGATTGAAAACAGTCAGTACCTGGAGCGCATTGACGAGAGGAACCAGGACCTGCTGCGCCTCAAGCTATTGGCAGGGAACACCCTGCAGATCCTCAACTCATATAAG AAGAAGCTGCAGAACATGACCTGTGAGTCGAAACTGCTGAGCAGCGATATTGCCTCACGGCGGGAGATGCTGGTGAAGATCGAGGAAGAGACGGAGCAAGCTGAAGAG GAACGTGTGAAGGCTGAGGTTCTGAACAGGAAGTTACGAGGTCAGCTGGCAGACTACCGTGTGCCACCCGTTCTGCAATACATCACAGCCAAGGCCTCTCATAACCAGCTGGAACACATTGTACGGGCCTGGGAGCGCAAAGTTGAGATTTCAGAG